The following coding sequences are from one Nonlabens arenilitoris window:
- the rplI gene encoding 50S ribosomal protein L9, with protein sequence MELILKKDVEHLGFTDDVVTVKPGYGRNFLIPNGMAIMATPGAKKQLAETIKQRAHKEANNIKLAQEQSDKLNGLEVKIAAKTGDGDKLFGSVTTQDLADALAKQGVELDKKFITVAGGNIKRLGQYEATLRFHREVTTAFTFDVVGAKN encoded by the coding sequence AAGACGTAGAACATTTAGGTTTTACTGACGATGTAGTAACTGTTAAGCCTGGGTATGGTCGTAACTTCTTAATCCCTAATGGTATGGCTATAATGGCTACACCAGGTGCTAAGAAACAACTAGCTGAAACTATCAAGCAACGTGCTCATAAAGAAGCAAACAATATCAAACTTGCTCAAGAGCAATCTGATAAGTTAAACGGTCTTGAAGTTAAAATCGCTGCCAAAACTGGTGATGGTGATAAGCTTTTTGGATCTGTAACTACACAAGATCTTGCTGATGCACTTGCTAAGCAAGGAGTTGAATTAGACAAGAAATTTATTACTGTAGCTGGTGGAAACATCAAGCGTCTAGGTCAATATGAAGCAACGTTACGTTTCCACAGAGAAGTAACTACTGCTTTTACTTTTGACGTGGTAGGTGCTAAGAACTAG